In Dermacentor silvarum isolate Dsil-2018 chromosome 10, BIME_Dsil_1.4, whole genome shotgun sequence, the genomic stretch TAAGTTGTCTTCGCCCATTGGAAAGCCTTCAAGCCCAAGCTCTGCTAACATGCCTAGGCCTACCACGCTGTACACCGACTTCCGGCACTACAGAGGAATCACGGGCGTTAGGCCGCGCTTCTATCGAACATACAGAATGGGCGGTGTAGGGCTGCATGATTGGTTTGTATATATTGTCGCAGTGCCGCAACTTGCCCACGTGTTTTATGAATAGGGAGGCGGTCACTCCCCAGTGCGTCCGGGCAGCAACCGCTTCTGTTTTTGAGGGGTCGAACGGCCCGCGTGGTGTCGGGTGacgagccgcggcgcgcgccgggggggcgcggtgcggatgcggagaacggattcggagaacgcggtcttgcgcGCACGGGGTTGGCATTCCGCCGATGGTCATAATAGGTCAACGCGGACAAACCTCGAGTGGAACGGCTGTACGCAGTGTTGTGGCGCCGGCTTCTGAGTCCCCTGAGGGCTAGAGACGGCGCCGAGGTTTATGGCCTAGCATTGTTGACCATGGGTTGCGCGTACGGAGCGGGGgtccactcccctacgcgtccgggcggcaaccacgtgtatcttgtgttgagcgctgagaaaagcccgcgtggtgtcgagtgTCAGCTTGCAGTGCGCGCCGTAGAGGCGCAGTGCGCATGCGAGGATCGCGTTCGAAGAACGTCGTCTTGAAAACACCGGGTCCGAATGCCGCCAATGGTCATTATTTTCCCACGCGGAAAAACCTTGAGGGGGGGACTGCGGTACgcagtgttgtgacaccagcccccgagccccctgctggctagaaacgccaccgaggtttgagatggccgagcaataaatcgtgcgtgcctggcgtgtttgctgaggccgtcactgaccacgtggaaatagcagagggaaacggagttgcggaaagaaggaaaacagggttgttttccaatacatttacttttaattgtaagcccatccctttgggttgtggcttaacaaactttcagctctcattggcaactgcttccgtgggatgggccaacggtcctaccgccctttttctttgtctatttCACCTATAACAATCGAGACGAGGTGCTTATTCCTCAGTCTAGActgtaatcactaaacctgatagatcagtaagactccgtacgatgcaacgctagtctgggccgtaaccacttagtggtagaacagtgagactcggttggtcgtatgtagtgacagttgtcctaggctctaacttaagacaagtcgaagagtaaggcgctgtttacttgtgtgttttgcatcagtgttgttttgctaactctgcatttgactgtgtaaatattttcgttgcaatatatcctcaagttttgttacctccaacctgcctcctgcttcatcaacgccgataaacaccttgaagagactttcatcgacttcaaggacaaagaacaaacttaactgGCGCAGTCGAACAGGGATCGGCGAGCTCTACAACATCGAATGCTGGACCAGTGGTGAGAAGATCAAGTCATCCAACGACCACCTCCCGCACCTACGAGAAGATCCCAAAGCAGCCAAGTCGGGCACCGTGGAGGAGATCGGGAAACGACACTGCATTCAGCAACGGGTGAGCAGGATTTCTTGCGTCTTTCTCAAGGTTAATTGGCATGGCAGTTGGTGTGTAGAGCTCATGGTGAGGACACGCGGGGGCGCAGAGACAATGGAGTCTAATGGAGTTGAGGGTGCGACTGTGGCGGAAATGGATCGGAATCAGGAGTTATCAAATGACGGTATTCTAAATTCCGATAACTCAAATGAAGTGAGAGCACCCAATCAGAGCCAGGAATTGTCGCAGCAGGTATCTCAGCCTTTGCAAATTCCAAATGATACAAGAATGCTCGAGCTCGAGGTTCAAAAGCTTCAACTTCAGATTGAGTACGAAAGGCTGTTGCAGACAAGGACGAGTGCTGAACGTCTCAATGGTTCGTTGCCGAGCACTGGGTCTGAGCGGGGCGATCAGAGGCGGATGGGTTTCGATTCCATCGAGCAATGCGCAAAAGTGCTGAAAGGGTTCCGCCTGCCGTGTGACGCGGATGTACCATTATGGTTTGAGGAAGTAGAAAAACTTTTTGCTACGTACAGGGTACCGTATGAGAGTCGCGTGCATCTGGTCATGCCAGCGCTAACTGAACGCGTCCGCTACCTACTGCGTAACCTCAACCAGGAAGAGAGTACAGATTACGAGTCAGTTAAAGAGGCAGTGTTGATGGAACTGAAGCTTTCTCCGGCAGAGTATCTGCAGAGGTTTGAGAGAGCAGTGAAGCGTAAGGAGGAGACGTGGTCACAGTTCGCGTCGCGAGTGAAAATGTATTTCTCTTACTACCTCCAAGTGAGAGGGGCCGACACTGTAGAGGTGCTGGCAGAACTCATGATAGCAAATCGTATAAAATCGGGCCTTGGTATAGAGGGTCTCGAGTACGTGAGGCTACGAGAAGGCGAGGGATGGCTTAAGCCACCTGAGATCGCCAAAGTGCTACAAACTTTTGAACTGGCGAAAGGCAAGGGGTACGCTTCAAAGCCGTCAGCGGCAGACATGGGGCAAGAGCCGCCCCGAGTAGAGAAAGGCGTCCTCACATGTCACTTGTGTCACGGCTCGGGCCATTTCGCTAAGGATTGCCCGAAATCTAGCGATAAGATAAATCAATCAAAGAGGGCTTTTGAGCCAAAGCCGAGGGTACAAAAGGTGGCGATTGCCCACGAGACGGTAGGTGAGATACCTGAGGGAAGTGAGATTCCTGATCGAATCCTTACTGCAAATATAAAAGCCGTGAGACGCAACTGTGAAGGGATGACTAAAGTACAGTTAATTCCTATCTCATGCGGAGATGTATCCACAGTTGCGATTATGGATACAGGGAGTGAAATAACTGTTATACGGGAGAATCTGCTTCCGAAAAGTCTCGTGGAGCCGTCAGGCACGGTAAGATTGGTGTCTGCTTTTGGGGAAATTATCCAGGCAAAACTGGCTACGTTGCCGGTAAGGTTAAATAGCCCGAATATGGCTGAGGAACCTCAGAACGTCGACCTACTCTGTGCGTTGACTAATGAGCTCGTCGAGGGCACGGATTGTTTGTTGACCCATGAAGATTTGGAACTTTTGATGAAGGCCAACAGCTCTGTGCCATCCCGTGGAGCACCGGCCGAGCCTGTCCATGTGTTAGAACAATCAAATGAGTCGGTAAGCCGGAGAGAGGAGTTCCGTAGAGTGCAGCTAGCTAACTCTACCCTAGAAAAGGCTGAGCTGAAAGCCAGTCCGGAAAAGTGTCAAGTTGCACAAGCCCACATTCATCGCCTCGGGCATATTGTCGGCTCAGGGACGCACGCACCAGATCTAGAAAAAATAGCTGCAATTAAGAATCCGGTTTCACCGTGCACCAAAAGGAAACTACGCAGCCTGCTAGGACTGTGCGGCCACTATCGCGAGCACGGCCGAGGATGTGCAGAGGTGGAGAACCGGCTCACGCGGTTAGCAGAGAAAGCGGTACCCAATCAGATACGTTGCTCGGAGGAAGCTCAGACGGCATTTGAGGTTCCGAAACTTTCCCTCTGCGAGTCCGTGGCACTCAGCACTCCGGATCCATTTGGGCCTTTACTGGCTTTTCACAGACGTATCAGCTACGGCTCATGGAAGCCATCGTAATAATATAGTGCCATGCCAACTGGATGGGCGTGAATGTTCCTGCTCACCTGGCGCTGTATATTGTGGACTTTGAGAGTGCCGATCCAAGACACAGAGACACTAGAGTGCTCTTATAGCTTGGAACTGCAATCGTGTGCTTAATTGTTTACTGACATGTATTGTGtatttctctttcctctcttcttGCTTTGTTATTTTGCGGGTTGGTTTGTTGTTCATATAATTAGGCCATGGTGTGGTTAGAAAGTTCGATTACGCAATCGCGGCAGTGATTTATCGTATCACTGAGCAAAAATCAGCCCAGTATACTCTTTAGGGGGGACGTGTTAGGCCGCGCTTCTATCGAACATACAGAATGGGCGGTGTAGGGCTGCATGAT encodes the following:
- the LOC125940861 gene encoding uncharacterized protein LOC125940861; the protein is MAAQLGMLLGRGRTGIGELYNIECWTSGEKIKSSNDHLPHLREDPKAAKSGTVEEIGKRHCIQQRVSRISCVFLKVNWHGSWCVELMVRTRGGAETMESNGVEGATVAEMDRNQELSNDGILNSDNSNEVRAPNQSQELSQQVSQPLQIPNDTRMLELEVQKLQLQIEYERLLQTRTSAERLNGSLPSTGSERGDQRRMGFDSIEQCAKVLKGFRLPCDADVPLWFEEVEKLFATYRVPYESRVHLVMPALTERVRYLLRNLNQEESTDYESVKEAVLMELKLSPAEYLQRFERAVKRKEETWSQFASRVKMYFSYYLQVRGADTVEVLAELMIANRIKSGLGIEGLEYVRLREGEGWLKPPEIAKVLQTFELAKGKGYASKPSAADMGQEPPRVEKGVLTCHLCHGSGHFAKDCPKSSDKINQSKRAFEPKPRGSEIPDRILTANIKAVRRNCEGMTKVQLIPISCGDVSTVAIMDTGSEITVIRENLLPKSLVEPSGTVRLVSAFGEIIQAKLATLPVRLNSPNMAEEPQNVDLLCALTNELVEGTDCLLTHEDLELLMKANSSVPSRGAPAEPVHVLEQSNESVSRREEFRRVQLANSTLEKAELKASPEKCQVAQAHIHRLGHIVGSGTHAPDLEKIAAIKNPVSPCTKRKLRSLLGLCGHYREHGRGCAEVENRLTRLAEKAVPNQIRCSEEAQTAFEVPKLSLCESVALSTPDPFGPLLAFHRRISYGSWKPS